From Erigeron canadensis isolate Cc75 chromosome 8, C_canadensis_v1, whole genome shotgun sequence, one genomic window encodes:
- the LOC122579957 gene encoding probable serine/threonine-protein kinase WNK4: MDYQVGFLLSINNLLQEIEHKSNLYQQTLPADTCIVEISPNNRYVRYNEVLGRGAFKTVYKGFDEVKGIEVAWNQVSLDNTLQSQQHLERLYYEVHLLKTLKHDNVMKSYFSWIDKEKRNVNIITELFTSGNLRQYRHKHKSVDLKAIKNWARQILEGLAYLHSHDPPIIHRDLKCDNIFVNGNHGEVKIGDLGLATSMIQPTAKSLIGTPEFMAPELYDEEYNELVDIYSFGMCLLELIICEYPYKECKNQAQIYRKVTSGIKPAGLALVKDPQVKQFIEKCLGPASQRLSATELLKDPFFSPEITKSSMDVQVDKRLPCVTGTIGRPRVSLVEMQSVNERYHFKVKGKKTGDDSIYLNLRIIDHSGKLNKIRFTFYINSDTVHSIAQEMVEQLDLLHQDVAFIAKLIDDLILKLVPTWKTSYGSNRGPNSFIGSQITHNSIGSLADHICNNSSHLSATHSDFGISYIDLCKRVSYSTSLYLPPKYEINVDEEKYQEMEQELDAVDVRYHQWCKRLQRMRATKKVRVF; the protein is encoded by the exons ATGGATTATCAAGTGGGATTCTTGTTGTCCATAAACAATTTGCTTCAAGAAATTGAACATAAATCAAATCTATATCAGCAAACCTTGCCTGCAGATACATGCATCGTTGAAATAAGTCCTAACAATCGTTATGTTCGG TATAATGAAGTGCTTGGGAGAGGAGCATTCAAGACTGT ATACAAGGGATTTGATGAGGTTAAGGGAATCGAAGTTGCTTGGAACCAAGTTAGTCTGGATAATACATTACAATCACAACAACATTTGGAGAGATTGTATTATGAGGTTCACTTACTTAAGACTCTAAAACATGACAATGTAATGAAGTCGTATTTCTCTTGGATAGacaaagagaaaagaaatgtCAACATTATTACAGAATTATTCACTTCGGGGAATTTGAGACA ATACCGTCATAAACACAAAAGTGTTGATCTCAAGGCTATTAAGAACTGGGCAAGGCAGATCCTCGAAGGCTTAGCTTATCTCCACAGTCATGACCCGCCTATTATTCATAGAGATTTAAAATGTGACAATATTTTTGTCAATGGAAATCATGGAGAAGTAAAAATCGGAGATTTGGGATTGGCTACCTCGATGATACAACCTACAGCTAAAAGCTTGATTg GCACTCCTGAGTTCATGGCTCCAGAGCTGTATGACGAGGAATACAATGAACTGGTCGACATATATTCGTTTGGAATGTGCTTGTTAGAGTTGATTATTTGTGAATATCCATACAAGGAATGCAAAAATCAAGCacaaatatatagaaaagtCACTTCT GGTATAAAGCCAGCTGGTCTTGCACTAGTAAAAGACCCCCAAGTGAAACAGTTCATAGAAAAATGTTTGGGTCCAGCTTCTCAACGATTGTCTGCAAcagaacttctcaaagatccATTTTTCTCTCCAGAAATTACGAAATCATCCATGGACGTACAAGTTGACAAAAGGCTACCATGTGTTACTGGCACCATTGGAAGGCCTCGTGTTTCGTTAGTTGAGATGCAGAGTGTTAATGAGAGATACCATTTCAAAGTGAAAGGCAAGAAAACCGGTGATGATTCCATCTATTTAAACTTGAGAATTATTGATCACAGTG GTAAACTGAATAAAATCCGGTTCACGTTCTATATAAACTCTGACACTGTACATTCAATAGCTCAAGAAATGGTTGAACAGCTAGACTTGTTACATCAAGATGTTGCTTTCATAGCCAAGCTGATTGATGACTTGATCTTGAAGCTTGTACCAACTTGGAAAACCTCATACGGGTCCAACAGAGGCCCAAACTCATTCATAGGTTCTCAAATTACTCATAATTCAATAGGATCATTGGCAGATCATATTTGTAACAACTCGAGTCATCTGTCTGCTACACATTCAGACTTCGGGATCTCTTATATAGATTTGTGCAAACGTGTATCTTATTCTACAAGTTTGTATCTCCCCCCCAAATATGAAATTAATGTAGACGAAGAAAAGTACCAAGAAATGGAGCAAGAGCTTGATGCAGTTGATGTTCGGTACCATCAATGGTGTAAAAGGCTCCAAAGGATGAGAGCAACCAAGAAGGTTCGTGTATTTTAA
- the LOC122609845 gene encoding aluminum-activated malate transporter 10, producing the protein MSKKSGIEWSIKVEDGSSVVLEPEHKYGVVRLLDRLKGLVVGFMMRVWMFFKKAWNLGVEDPRKFYHCLKVGVALMVVSMFYYMRPLYDGVGGSAIWAVMTVVVVFEYTVGGTLYKCLNRICATSLAGFLALGVHWIASKSGHQFEPYIMGISLFILASATTFSRFIPVVKARFDYGCTIFILTYSLVSVSGYRVDHLLQVAHERLSTIIIGTCLCIITSMLVFPVWAGLELHLLIPRNMDKLAKSLDCCVAEYFGHDDEESKKNLEGYKCVLNSKASEESMANFARWEPAHGRFNFRHPWKKYLKVGASSRSCAYCIETLKSCLDSRSQVPDSIKNHLDSACMNLSSSSSEVMRELATIVSTMTRSAKIGMAVQDMKNAVLELQNDLKSLPDLLIQPNDQIEKKEVAASDITVMPLIKVIPVVSFASLLIETASRIEENMVKAVEELAESAQFKQPKDETKPKHNQTTSKTVSDEEKVIIALQQV; encoded by the exons ATGTCTAAGAAAAGTGGAATCGAGTGGAGTATCAAGGTGGAAGATGGATCATCTGTGGTGCTTGAGCCAGAACACAAGTATGGAGTGGTGAGATTATTAGACCGATTAAAGGGTTTGGTGGTGGGCTTTATGATGAGAGTTTGGATGTTCTTTAAAAAGGCATGGAATTTAGGAGTTGAAGACCCTAGAAAGTTTTACCATTGTCTTAAGGTTGGGGTAGCTTTAATGGTCGTGTCGATGTTTTACTACATGAGACCTTTGTACGATGGTGTCGGTGGGAGTGCCATTTGGGCTGTTATGACTGTTGTTGTTGTCTTCGAATATACTGTTG GTGGAACATTGTACAAGTGTTTGAACAGAATATGTGCCACTTCTCTTGCTGGATTTCTTGCCCTTGGGGTTCATTGGATTGCTAGCAAGTCAGGGCACCAATTCGAGCCATATATCATGGGAATATCTCTTTTTATATTAG CTTCTGCTACAACCTTTTCAAGATTTATACCGGTGGTGAAAGCAAGATTCGACTATGGTTGCACCATCTTCATTCTTACCTACAGTCTGGTTTCAGTCTCTGGCTATCGTGTTGACCATCTTCTACAGGTGGCTCATGAAAGACTATCAACAATAATCATAGGGACTTGTTTGTGCATTATAACGAGTATGCTCGTTTTTCCTGTTTGGGCTGGTTTGGAGCTCCACCTTCTGATCCCACGTAACATGGATAAGCTTGCAAAATCCTTAGATT GTTGTGTAGCTGAGTACTTTGGTCATGACGATGAGGAATCTAAGAAAAATTTGGAAGGGTATAAATGTGTGCTGAATTCAAAAGCCTCAGAGGAATCCATGGCAAATTTTGCTAGATGGGAGCCTGCACACGGGCGATTCAATTTCAGGCATCCATGGAAGAAATATCTAAAAGTAGGTGCGTCATCACGCAGTTGCGCATATTGCATTGAAACCCTCAAGAGTTGCTTGGATTCCAGAAGTCAG GTCCCGGATTCAATAAAGAACCATCTTGATTCAGCATGCATGAACTTAAGCTCAAGCTCATCTGAAGTAATGAGAGAATTGGCAACGATCGTAAGTACAATGACAAGATCAGCAAAGATAGGTATGGCGGTTCAAGATATGAAGAATGCCGTTCTGGAGTTACAAAATGATTTAAAATCCCTTCCAGATTTGTTGATCCAGCCAAATGATCAGATAGAGAAGAAAGAGGTGGCTGCGAGTGACATTACAGTAATGCCCCTGATAAAAGTCATCCCAGTTGTGAGTTTTGCATCTTTATTGATCGAAACCGCTTCAAGGATAGAAGAAAATATGGTGAAAGCAGTGGAAGAGTTGGCAGAATCAGCTCAGTTTAAACaaccaaaagatgaaacaaAGCCCAAACACAATCAGACGACTAGCAAGACTGTCTCGGATGAAGAAAAGGTGATCATAGCCCTTCAACAAGtatag